The Xyrauchen texanus isolate HMW12.3.18 chromosome 42, RBS_HiC_50CHRs, whole genome shotgun sequence genome includes the window GGATAAAACTGTTCAAGTGAACATTTTCTATTTTGGTATCATGCTTGTGTTTAGTCTTGCTATCAAATTCATAAAAGTGCAGTACTGTCATTTGGGGTTTCTGAACAGATGTGCATTACACTTTGGCACAGGTGGGTGTTGGTGAATTATAACAATAACAATCTCATTATTACCCATCTCATTAGACTTATCAATGCACACATTCCACTCCTCTTCCAAGTAAAAAGTCactaaataaacttgcaaaacaAACAATAGACAATTTTTCAGctaatggaaaacatttagatgtttataaaatctgttttgtacaatatttttatgaaaaggtaTACAGGACTTGGATAACAGTAGTGGTCCTTCACTGTAGCAACACAAAGCCACAGAGGAGACTGGAGGAGGGGATGTTTAGTGGGGCGAGCGACAGTGACGCTTGGAGAGGTCAATGTCCCAGCTCAGCTGCAGTTGTTGTCCTCAGAACAACTGTGAACTTTTGACTCTTGACAGAACAGAACTACCATTCACTTGATTTTGGGAGGAGTGTAGTGAATTCGGCACCTTTCATTGAATACCTGCagtgaaaaaaatctataaaaatcaCAATGAACATTGGgtaaagataataaaaaaaaatatacattttcttttttttacacaattcaaTGACATCAATGGGAGAACACTGTTACAAGCTCACCTTCAGACTACGGTCATTGACCACTTCTTCAACATTTAGCTCTGACTGCATGAGTTTTAACTGGAAGCAAAGTGAGAGAAAAATCAGGAAATCAAGCAAGACTTCATTCACTTTTAAAAAGATGTTGCAAAATAGAACAACATGGACCTAAAGCACAATATAATATTGAATAAATTCTAAAACATATTGTTAGATTTTTTTCTTATTGtctgttatgtcattgttttaatATAAGAGACAATATTCAGCCAATGTGGCTGAAATAATGCCATCATAATGACATTTCATTTGTCAAGCTACACAATACTAGAGGAAGTGCGCCACCTACAAGCAGACAGTGGCATTACCTTAGTTTGCTCTTTCCTGAGTTGCTTGATAATTGACAAGTTGTCACTATCCTTAGCCCTCTCTTCACGTAACTGTCCGACGACAGTTGAGGTCTCTGTAATACATGTCTTTATTGCTTTATCTCTAGACAGATGAGCCTCCATGAGCTGAAAGATATATTAAAAGCACAGATCCAGGGACAGTAATGAGCACATTAAACCATTCAAGCAAAAATCAGTCATAGATAAAGTAGTACAGAAATAGGGATCATTAATAAGAATTTTACATTCAAGAGCACTTTGAATACATACAGACTCGTAAAGCTCTTTGCACGTCTGTGTGGCATCCACTTTTCCAGAGAAGGATACAGTGGGCACAGTGGTATTAAGGGCATGGACAATTCTGTCGTCAATGGTGCGCATCACTTTTAATACTTCCTGGAGGACATGAAGAAAATACATTATCTTGCAGCAATCTAtgtggaataaaataaaatgtttcataatCCTCACCCCCATTCATATATTCAGTGTTgtgaaaaagtatatatatatcctgatttcttctgtttttgtgtatatctcaacaaaatctaacataaaacaaagaaaataaagttatccaataccaactgggcctgtgtggaaaaagtatttgccccttatccccaaatctatgaaacttcTTTCATAATGAGGTGCATCTTGTCTAGACACAACCAGGCCTGATTGGTAGCACACTgtgccaaggtcaaaagaaattccagaaattatgatgAAAAAGGTGATTCAAATACATCAGTCTAGggagggttacaaagctatttcaaaggctctgggaatCCAAAAGAACAACAGTGAAAGCCATTATCTCTTAATCGAGAAAACATGGCACAGTAGTGAACtttcccagaagtggccaaccttccaaaattcttccaagagcacagcaatgactcatccaggaaagccaaggacaacatccaactGCAGGCCTTCCTCGCATCAAAGGTTCATGTctctatcagaaagacactggccaaaaatgccatccatggaagagtggcaagcCGAAAACCACGGCAAACCAAGAAGAACATTAAgtctcatctgaattttgccacaacacaccttgatgatcctcaaacattTTAGgaaaatgttctgtggactgagtTGAAAGTGGACCTGTTTAGAacacaggggtcccgttacatctggcgtaaatcaaacacagaattccacataaAGAACATCATACTTactgtcaagcatggtggtggtattgTGATTGTGTGGGGGATGCTTTGCTTCTTCAGGGTCAGGGCAATTTGTAATAAATGAGGGAAATATGAATTCtgccagaaaatcctaaaggagaacatccggtcatcagtccggTGAGTTGAAGCtgaagcacaactggattatgcagcaaaacaatgatccaaagcataggagtaagtccacctctgaatgatgcaaaagaagcaaaattatagttttggagtggcctagtcaatgTACTGACTTGATCCTGATTGAGAtcctgtggcaggaccttaaatgggcagttgaTGCTCGAAAAGtgtgtctgaactaaagcagttctgcaaagaagagtgggccaaaatcccaccacagcgttgtgaaagactgatttccagttatcggaagcgtttggttgcagttgttgctgctaaaggtggcacaaccagctattaagtgtaagggggcagttagttttcaacatgggtgatataggtgtttgataacttttttgcttcaataaaattattttttttgaaaactgtattttgcgtttactcaggttgcctttgttttaagttatatcttgtttgaagatctaaacaTGAAAAACACATCTAgcatgaaaaacacacaaaaacagaagaaaccaAGAAGTGGGACAAATACTATTTCACAACACTGTATTTTATGATCCATTACATACTGCTTGCTTCCTGTTTTtgtgataattaaaataaatattctccaAAACAGATACATTGCACAGAAAATTTACATAACAGCCACTGACAATTAACAGGGTCAAGTTGATGTACTCCAAACGTGCAGTTGTTAAATGTAATCATCATTCAGTTAAATTTAGTAACTTTTAAGGATATGGAGACTTGCCATCTTAAAGACAACAATAAATGAtctggtaacacttcacaatagacctttttcaacTCCGGTttttggaacgcggaagtaaacTTCGACAGTGATGAAtgagagaccacagcaaatattacttTAACTTACctatttgctccaagagcaaaagaaaaaaatccaccgATTAATTTTGAtaactttccagaagaggaaatgGAAATGAGTCagtggattaagacagtaaaatgggagaagatgccaaatgtaCTTTCAGCAGCTGTGGTAACTtgctttttaaaactaattcctgggtaatataacacaaagcataatgttataaacttacactcaatatttaaaacattcataatataaaaaattgtgAGATTTACACTGATAATAAAGTGGAAAcatgtcatcacagtctgtggaaAAAGGTCTacaaggtttcatttgttaacattaactatCAATGAACTATTTCAGCATTTTCTAATCTTCGTAAATGTCAATTTCaacatataaaaatgcatttttaaaatcaaaagttttatatgtgaatattagttaatgcactaaaaactaacattaactaacaatgataattttttttattattaactaacatttacaaagattacaaaatgatttaaaaatatatattatccaGTGTTAGATCATGATACTTAATTCATTAACTAATGGTAacgaattgaaccttattgtaaagtgttaccagtgatCCTCGTTCACAAAACTGTAGGTATAGCACCACCTTGCAGTACATGTGCAACAGTTAGCATAACCATGACATAGCACTATTTAGATgaactattattttttaaaaaaaaaaaaagaagaaaaagaaacaggTAAAACCAGCTGGGGTACCTAAATATACATTTCCATTACAAATACAGTCAATTCAAATACAATTCAATATAAATTACGTATGTTGAAAAAGTTAGTGTCCATTCATGACGTGTATTTATAACCACTCGGTTACTGGGTTAATGAAATACAATTTACAGAAATGTTTTCAGACACAGCGCATAGCCACCTATCACCCATGTTTGCTCTGCACATTGATCTTTACGACTTTATGCACAGACCAACGCGGGTCACTCAATCACAGCATGGACACCATAATAACGTGCCCTAAAATATCAGTTTGCGCTTTAGAAAGCTGCATATATTTCCTGCTGACAGTTTTACCTGGAACATTGCAAAGTCCTCACAGTTTAATGCTCTATCGGGCGCCGCCATTGTGAACTTAAAGGGTCCTGCGCTGCCCTCGTACTGCCTGAATTATATTTACTGCAGAGAACTCGCCGTCTTTTTGACACGTACAAAGTAATAATTTCTGAGTGTTCCCGCATGCTGATGCTAGCTTGACCCAACATAATAGGGGAAATGCTCTTTAATCTTTCATCAAGTGAGAAAATAATTTTGgaaattcaattattattttatttaagattGTAAAAGTCACTgatgaaatataattttatatattatacagtaaaaaaatattatagtatAAATCTTATCAAACTAAAGAACAGTTTTCAACTGACCACACTTATGTCaggttatgttttatgttatgaaTTTAATTTAACAGGCGTTTACGTGACCTGTTTTGACCGCTCATGGTCCTTCAGAGTTTTACCAGCTTGGATCGGTCAGTGCTACCCCTCCGTCTTTCAGACACCGCTGAGAGGAACAAAACCTGTCATTGTGGCACGTTTTCATGGCTTAAAGAACCGTTGTTTTCTCTTTCACCATACTATTTCTGAAGAAGTTATGATCTTCAATATGATCGGCGGTCCTCGCGCTGCCTTTGGCACGTTAATAGGTCAGTATTTTCAGCAATATCCATGTTTTGGATCAGCCAACCAGTGTACGATCAAGTTTTGGAATTAGTTCAATTCACTAAGTTGGGCTCTTTGTCACAGGACAAAGTATTGACtgcttgattatatatatatttataaaaaaaaaatggtgtcgTAGTTTCGCTTTGGCGCACATTCCGGCTATGATTCATGCTGTTGCGCAGGTTGGATTTTGATTGTCGTGTTATTTTAAACATGCAGAGACACGCCTCCTGTGAATTGACTTTTAGTAACAATTTAATAACTCAATCTGATTTCTCTTACACAAACATATAAAAAGTTCCGGTAAAATACTATAATTCTTGTTCTTGTTTGTATCTGTAGTAACTTGTTATTAGCAACCAAAAGAAAGAGATCCgtgattatttgtattttactaTAATAACAGCTGTAGTAGCTTTGGTATTTTGGCAGGAAATATAGTTGCTATGGCAATTTTGTTTTTGAATGCTGTCTTTAGTGCAGAACTTGTTACTTTGTCATACAAAAGTATGCCAAATGCATTACAGTCTTCataatttgtatgtgtgtttgattgtttgttttgcATCGTAGCGCATTGGCGGAGAGGTGTGATGAACACTGGCAGCAGAAGACTGTGCAGCAAGCCTCCAGAGGGGGTATCTGTACCCCAACAGACCCCAGCACAGGGTTGGTACTCCTAACCTTGATTGAAAGGCGTGGCATACGACGTGACACTTGATGCAAATGTTTCTGCTGCTTGAATGAAATACTTTACTCCAGCACATCTTGTTTATTAGGAGTTTTTGAAAACATATGCGTGGCACAGCAAGAATTTTATTATATTGTAAGAAACAGGAAATGATCCTGTTCTACCAGTTCTTCAAGGATCCATCTGTACCAATCTTTCCCCCAAAGAACCAAATTCATAAAGGATGTGGGGGCTGGCTATAGTATTTAGTAACCTAtatatacagtggcccccaaaagtatttggacagaGAAGCCATGCTTAAAAATGAAGAATgtcttaatattatattatatccaaccaattgcaatttatttaaaagaaataaacacaattttcaaacagaacattatttaaaaaatgtattgggtTTCAAATGGTAAAACTATatatgtaacaggagccagctggtacatgatacctgtgcggtatgtgtaaacctcactcccctagcctcaagaggcgcactagtgactgacgttTAGCCTCCTCGTTTTCGcaaaaatattactgccaaatctaaagaataatctatttggtaaacacttcAAAAGGTTTGCCCTTAAtaataatcatggttttactgcagtaaccatagtttaaccatggcatttgtagtaaaatcatagtaaccacaatatactacatggcaataaagctgattctgattctgataaacatggttactgtcatggttactataaaaaaaaaaaaaaactacagtattactgtcataaaaaatggttactacaatattacaagagtaaaaccatggttaattttctatCAGCAGCtcgttttctccacttgccattttcaactactcACACCGCTTGCAGAACAGTAATGTCATTAAGTTGACCAACGTGAAACACAGGTGGAGCGTCCATccacagagccatacaggtgcattagcagagGTTGTAACTGAGCCTGTTTGATGCTTCGTTTTATTCACCAAACCTTGAGCTCCAGATGTGTCATTTAACTTAAGGTGAACCGAACATGAATGCTTACCGAACTGCGGGTGGGGAACCGTATGGTTCGTTTTCTTACCGAGAAACATTACACTCCTAATCGCTTCTATAGGCATGGATTTTTCAagtaaaacattatttacattttttttttttatttaaattaattcactggagtcttatggattacttttatgtccaTTTTGTAGCATCAAATTTCTGGtctccatttacttgcattgtatggacctacagagctgagatattcttaaaaaaatctttgttttcatcAGAAGAAAATCATCTACATCTGCTAGGGcctgaggctgagtaaatgatgagaattttaatccttgggtgaactatccctttaatacattaACAAAAATTACTGTTGATATTTCATCTAATGCAGTGAATGAAAGTAAGTGTGATTTTAGcatccaaaagtgtccaaatcctTTTGAGGGCTACTGGATACTTTCAATATTCAAATGATCTCAGGACAGAATGTGTAAAACAACAATATAGTATCCCCAGCATACAGGTCATAATTTTCTCAGACAGGACCATGAGAtaccttctcactaacacattgTGTGCTTTATTTATTGTCCTTAGCACAACATCTTGGGTTTAAATTACCAGGCTACCGCCCATCAGACTGGGATAGGAGGATACTGATGTGGTCTGGAAGATTCAAAACCAAGGAACAGATTCCAGAGTTTGTGTCGTAAGTGGGCTATTCCTGTTCACTTTGGGATACATTCTCCACTCCAGGCATGCTACTGATCAGTGGTTGGTTtatgaggtcatgtgactgaaGTTGTGCCAACTTATTGGTTGGACACAAGGGTCTTCTGCTGTGAGTTTCAAACCAGATTTACCCGAGTGTACTGACAGGTAATTGGTGTAATTCTTGGTATCTGGAAGAAGATCAGAGTGGGCTCTGTTTTTGATGGTTAGACACAAACCAGGGCAGCCATGTCCTTGATGACCCACCATTACATGCAATTTCCATATACCACATTCAGTTAGACTTTACTTGTATAAACATTGATCTGTGGATATATCTGACCCCGTATGACAATGCTGACTTGTCACTTTCAGATTTGAGATGATTGATGGTGCCCGGAACAAAGTGCGTGTGAAGGCCTGCTATGTCATGATGGGACTGACTATCTTGGCGTGCCTTGTTATGGTAGTTTTGGGCAAACAGGTAATTCGGCAACTGGAAAAGTGTGCTATTGGTTATATAACTAGCCTTTTAAGCTTGTTTATTTTATGGCTGTCATACATAATCATGCTTTACATCACAGGCAGTAGGTCGACATGATAATCTGACTGCTCGTAACATGGAGAAGAAGGCTCGATTGAGAGAGGAAGCACAGAAAGAGAGGGAAGAAGCTACACTTGCGGTTAAAGCCCAGTGAGATGCATCCAACTGAGCTTAAGAAACCCATAGAAACTAGACTTTCTCAGCAAACAGCGATTTTAATACCATGTGTCATTCGATTTTTGGTGGAGATGTTACAGATGTTCCTTCACCCAGAAAATAGATTTTTATAGGAGTGAAAGAGATACCGATacagatgttttcttttgtgtgctttttgtatactggaaaaataaataactatcCTTAGTCTCATTCTGAACTTCTTTTCTATTtatagtggtgcttgctaaggcaagcatcactattacttttgCTAATATACTAATAGGGATAGTTTatcctcagtcatcattcactttcattgtataggaaaaagattcaatgaacctgaatggtgacagaggctacaTTAtgcctaacatattttgtgttccatgaaagaaagttttacaggttttgaatgacatgaatgtgagtaaaagatgacagaattttcatttttgggttaaatatccctttaaaattcaGCAACCATCGATACTCGTGTCTCTGCTGAACAAATATTGCCGTTTTCCAACCGGGATGTGGGTATTTCAACTGCTTAACATGATCTGCTACTACATTGAGAtaccctactttcattggataattCAGAAACtgccatcctggtttggaaacagcCACAGATTGGGAAGCACCCACTATTGTTCCTCAGAGACCTATATTTCCAACCATCCAACACCTTTTGTGATCAAGAATGATACCtgaactgttttttatttttttttgagacAAAGCAAT containing:
- the mix23 gene encoding protein MIX23 isoform X1, producing the protein MAAPDRALNCEDFAMFQEVLKVMRTIDDRIVHALNTTVPTVSFSGKVDATQTCKELYESLMEAHLSRDKAIKTCITETSTVVGQLREERAKDSDNLSIIKQLRKEQTKLKLMQSELNVEEVVNDRSLKVFNERCRIHYTPPKIK
- the mix23 gene encoding protein MIX23 isoform X2; translation: MAAPDRALNCEDFAMFQEVLKVMRTIDDRIVHALNTTVPTVSFSGKVDATQTCKELYESLMEAHLSRDKAIKTCITETSTVVGQLREERAKDSDNLSIIKQLRKEQTKLKLMQSELNVEEVVNDRSLKIFFTAGIQ
- the fam162a gene encoding protein FAM162B — protein: MLFNLSSSVYVTCFDRSWSFRVLPAWIGQCYPSVFQTPLRGTKPVIVARFHGLKNRCFLFHHTISEEVMIFNMIGGPRAAFGTLIAHWRRGVMNTGSRRLCSKPPEGVSVPQQTPAQAQHLGFKLPGYRPSDWDRRILMWSGRFKTKEQIPEFVSFEMIDGARNKVRVKACYVMMGLTILACLVMVVLGKQAVGRHDNLTARNMEKKARLREEAQKEREEATLAVKAQ